From the genome of Faecalibacterium prausnitzii:
ACGGTGGGGTGGCCGTCCAGCTCCGTCTGAGCGTAGGGCACCGCCACGTAGTCGATGTCATAGACCTCGGCGAGCTGCTTCTGGAACTTGTTGAGCTTATTGAAATAATTGCTCCAGCTGGGCAGCAGGGGAACGGGGTTGGTGGCACCGATGAGCAGGATCTGTGCGTCCGGGTTCAGGGCGCGGACGGTCTCGACAACGGAGCGGATGTTCGCGGTGCTGACGGGGTAGGCGTCGGAGCAGATCTTGTTCATGCCGGAGGTGACGAGGTTCCACACCGCGTCCGTCTCGCTCTTGGTGAGCTTGAGCTTCTTCATGCTGGCCTGGAAGGCGGCCCTGGTCTCCGGGTCCTTGCTGCGCAGGTTGCCGCTCAGCACGATGGAGGCGAGGTCTTCGCTCTTCCAGTTGGTGGCGTTGCCGATGGCAACGACCGTGGGCACGAAGGCATCATTGGAGCCCATCTGGATGGAGATGATATCGGCCTCCTTGAGGTACCCCAGAATCTCCGGATAATCGTACTGGCAGCCGGAGAGCGTGTTCATCTCGCTCATCTTGCCGGTCTTGACCAGCTCGACGAGGTCGGCGCTCATCAGGCCGGGCAGGCCGAGGTTGATGGCGTGGTCGCGGTCCAGACCGAGGGTCTGGGCGACCTGGCCCACATAGCAGGTATCCGGGTAGCCCTTGAAGTTGTAGGAGACGTCCACACCCATCAGGTTGTGGGAGTACTGCACGCTGGTCAGGCCGACACCGGCGCAGATGCTGTCGCCCAGTGCGACATACAGGGGCTGCTTTTCCTCTTCAGGCTCCGCCGTCTCGTCGGCAGCTTCGCCCTCGGCGGGGGTCTCCTCTTCGGTGGTCTCAGGCTTCTGTTCTGCGGCGGGCTTGCGGAAGAGGGAGTTCTCCTCTTCTTCCACAGCCTCCGCGGCAGCGGGTTCGGGTTCAGACCCGGTCAGCGGCTCTTCTGCAAAGGCAGAGATGCTGAACCCGGCAAAGAGCATAGCCGCCGAAAGGGCAAGGCTGATGAGTTTTTTCTTCATGGGGACAGGGACTTCCTTTCTATCAGTAATCGCGGGAGGTGATCTCCGTTTCGAGCTTGCGGTAATCGAACTTGCCCACAGGGGTCATGGGCATGGCGTCGAGGAACTTGTAGCCCACGGGCTGGACGTATTCGGGCAGCTCCTCAGCGCATATCTGGCGCAGCTCCTTGATGATCTGGCGCTTTTTGGTGGAAGCAGCGGCCTCCGGCTTCAGCACCACAAAGACGAAGGGCAGGCGGCCCTGCACATGGTCCTTGTCGGTGCAGCCCACCACGGAACACTGGTGGACGGCGGGGTGCTGGCTGATGACGTTTTCGATCATCGAGGGGAAGACCTTGAAGCCGTCGTGGCGGATGATGAGGCGTTTGATGCGGCCATCGAGGTAAACGAAGCCGTCCGCATCCATGTAGCCCACGTCGCCGGTGTGGGCCCACACCGTGCCGTCTTCGTGGGTGCGCAGGATGTTCGCGGTCTCTTCGGGCTTGCCGTAGTAGCCCTTCATCATGGAGGGGCTGCAGATGCACAGTTCGCCCCGCTCGCCGATGGGCAGTTCCTTGGTGGTGCCTGGCTCAAACACCGACACAAGGGTGTTCACCATGGGGATGCCCACGCTGCCGGGCTTGGTGATGGTGCCGGCGGCGATGGTGGCAGCGGAGGAGACCTCCGTCATGCCGTAGCCCTTGG
Proteins encoded in this window:
- a CDS encoding SGNH/GDSL hydrolase family protein; the encoded protein is MKKKLISLALSAAMLFAGFSISAFAEEPLTGSEPEPAAAEAVEEEENSLFRKPAAEQKPETTEEETPAEGEAADETAEPEEEKQPLYVALGDSICAGVGLTSVQYSHNLMGVDVSYNFKGYPDTCYVGQVAQTLGLDRDHAINLGLPGLMSADLVELVKTGKMSEMNTLSGCQYDYPEILGYLKEADIISIQMGSNDAFVPTVVAIGNATNWKSEDLASIVLSGNLRSKDPETRAAFQASMKKLKLTKSETDAVWNLVTSGMNKICSDAYPVSTANIRSVVETVRALNPDAQILLIGATNPVPLLPSWSNYFNKLNKFQKQLAEVYDIDYVAVPYAQTELDGHPTVSGHKYIAKKIMKAIQNG